ATTAGGATTAACAAAATGCATACCCACTGACGCACAAATCAGGGCAATAGCCACGCACGTACTCAAAACACCCCAAAACCTAGTAAACACAGTAATACCACCCATAACAGGGAACACACAAAACCAACAATAAACCGCACACAACAAACATACCACCAACATTAGCATCTAAGAAATAACCAACCAAACCCACACATACATAACCAAGACCATCAACACCACTCATTACAAAAGACAAAACACCACACATACCCTAGAATTTAGATAATTAACACCCCAGATCATAACATAAAGCATATAGACATAACCTAACTAAGATCCTTATAAAGTAGAATTAAATATGATAAAAATAAGTTAAAATTTAACTTACATTATCGGCGGCTATTACCTGAGTAACGGTAATAGTGGTATTGTTATGTTGCCCATGTTTGTGTGCAGCACAGCATAGCCATAGGGTAGTTGTGCAGGGTTTGCTGGGAATGAGTAACTGGGCGCACAACGCACATTTACTGACAACTGCGGGTAACTAAATCCCTGACCCAAAGTGAACACACGATACATTTCAATCGAACCTGTTTGGGCAGTAAGAATGGCAATATTTAAGGTTAGTGGGTTTATGGTTAGTGGGCTTGATAATGTGCACGAGGCAAGCAGAGACCCATTGTACGAGTACACAGAATACCCACTAATCATTATAGGACTGCTCGTAGGATTAACAAAATATACTTTGAACTCTGAATACTTTTCGAGGTACTCAGCAAAGCCGAAATCACTTAATATGCCAGGCTCAATAGCAGTTAAATTGTAAACGTATAAGCCACCTAGATTACCATTCATAACAAATACATAAGACACTATTAATTCTAAAAGACCTGCACCACCAATAGAATATCCTTGATAATACGTATAAGTGGAGTTACTAAGTACTAACAATAAAGGTATTGCGATGGTCGTGGATGGTGGTACAATCACCGTGGTTAATGGCACATTAATATAACTCCAAAATATATTATATGGTGGTATTGTGCTACTTGATGATAGCAATACCATTGGTATTGTTATGTTCATGGGTTTATCCGTTGGGTTTCTTATGTACAGCCAGTATGCCATGGCATTCATACCATACGAGTACACAGTCACGTTAATGAGGGACTTGTAAGCCGTTAAACCCCTAACGAGGTACGTACTATTCAACTGCTCGTACCTACTCATTAATGACTCATAGTTGCTCTCTACGGATTCTAACTTAGCCGCCAATACGGAGTTCTGATGCTGCAGACTTACAACCTGCATGCCCAGGACTACACCCACAACCACCAAAACCACAACAAGACCAACCACAACATAGAGGCACGGACTAGCCATCAACAACAAACTACAAAGAACACTTTAAAGCATCATCCCATACTCACAATAACAAACAATAACCAACAACCAAAAACCAATAATAAAACACAAACACCAAGAAACAAAGGTGGACTCAACACCAATAACAAAGGCCTAACCCTAACGAGTTCAGGATTCATTAACAAAACTGCTTAAACCACATGAAACATAGAAAACAAAACTCAGGAAGTCAATAAACATAAACTGCGGAGGATGGTCGTGGTCCCCCGGCCGGGATTCGAACCCGGGGCCGCCCGGTCCCCGTCGCCACGGGCTTTTTCGCTGTCGCCCGTGGGGCTGTCTACAGCCGGGCGCTCTGACCGCTGAGCTACCGGGGGCGTGTTCGTTGCATGTGTTTTGTGTGTTTGTGGGGGTTTTAAGTTTTTCTTCGTTTATTATGGCCTTGTTATTGATGTGTCATTTTTTCATAATTTTCCTTAGGAATCTTTAAATTTATTCATAATTTATGTAATTATTTTCTGAATTAATTAATAATTTTAATATATTGGTTGTTAATTGTTTGGTGTATGATTTAGTGCTGTGGGTTTCTTAAGTGTGGTGTTGTGGTCTTTATGTGGGTGAGCTAATTGTGTTTAATGGATAGTAAGAGGCCATTAATGATCCGTAGGATACCCTCGTTAATGGGTGGTAACTTCAAATGCGAGGCATCAGTTTTTAGGGCTACGGATTAGGTTCAACCTGCGGTTTATGTTCACTAAGTGACGTAAAGTAACAATCATAAGAAAGAGAAGGATGGGGTGTTGCACCATGGGCAGGTTCGCAATACATCATTAAATATAACTCGTCCAGCGTACATAGCATGCACGGCACTTAGAAAGTACGTAACACAACCCCGCCCTGGACTGGGTTAATCGTGATGAACCATTCAGGCTTTACGCTTGCAAGCTCGCATCTGCAAAACCTGTGTGGGGGTTTTGTGGGGTGAGGATGGTTTGGTAGCCGGGCCCGGATTCGAACCGGGGTCTGCGGGTCCAAAGCCCGCCATCCTTGGCCGCTAGACGACCCGGCTCCGTGTTTGTGGTTGTGGATGGCGGGCCCTCATTAGCGCGGTGTATATGTGGCTTGTGTTCTCTCCGTTTTTAAGTTCTTCTTTCGTGGTTATGGTTGGGTTTTTATTACGTTGTTTTTTGTTGCTGGTCCCCTGGCGATTAGTACTTTTATTGTTATTGTGGCTACTGTTTCGCCCCTTTGGTTTTTGACTTCCTGTTTGAAGGTTACTGTTCCTCCGTTGTATTTCCTGCTCTCTTTCTTCTCTATCACTTCTGATTCTACGTGTATTGTGTCTCCTATTTTCACTGGTTTTTGGAATTGTGCGTTTACTTCGAGGAGTGCTATGGTGGTTCCGGCTAGTAGTGGTGCTAGGAGGCCTGTGGCTAGGGATAGTGTTAGTAGTCCGTGGGCCACCCTGCCCTCGAATATTGTTTGCCTCGCGAATTCCTCGTCCACGTGTAGTGGGTTGTAGTCCCCGGTTAGTTGTGCGAATTGTACTATGTGTGCTTCGGTGACTGTTATTCCCTGGCTCCTTATTTTCATGCCCACTTGGAAGTCGTCGTATGTTAGTGGTGGTAGTTTCATGCCGTGTTCCTCGGTGTGGTTTTTGTTTTAAGTCTTCCCTCTATTTATATCGCAATATCCTTTTATAACCGGGTTTGTTTCTTGGTTTTGGTGATGAGATGCACCTCCTATGATTTCGTGATTGGGGTTGTTTGCTGATCGTGGTTAGAAAGATTTATTAAATGTTTTTGTTGCTGTGGCTTGATTATCGATGTCTGTCAGGATTATTGAGAAGAAGATTGAGGATATACTATCCCTAATGAGGAATCCGGCGCAGGTGAGGAATGCGGGTACCCTGGCGCATGTGGATCATGGTAAGACCACTACCACGGACTCGCTCCTGATGGGTGCTGGTTTGTTGAGTCCTAAGGTTGCTGGTAAGGCCTTGGCCATGGATTACGTGGAGATTGAGCAGCTTAGGCAGATGACCGTTAAGGCTGCTAATATAAGTTTGTACTTTGAGTATGAGGGTAAGCCGTACATTATTAATTTTGTTGATACGCCTGGTCACGTGGACTTCACGGGGCATGTTACCAGGTCGTTGAGGGTTATGGATGGGGCCCTGGTTGTTGTGGATGCTGTGGAGGGTGTGATGACGCAGACTGAGACCGTGGTTAGGCAGGCCATGGAGGAGATGGTGAGGCCCGTGCTCTTCATTAATAAGGTGGATAGGTTGATTAAGGAGCTTAGGCTAAGCCCCAGTGAGATTCAGCAGAGGATTGTGGAGATTGTTAAGGACTTCAACAACCTAATCGACATGTACGCCGACCCGGCGTTTAAGGATAAGTGGAAGGTGGACCCTGCCAAGGGGCAAGTGGCCCTGGGCTCTGCGCTCCATAAGTGGGGCGTCACCATCCCCCAGGCGGCTAAGGCGGGCCTTAAGTTTAGTAACATTGTTGATGCTTATGAGAAGAATTACGTTGATGAGTTGGCCCAGGAGTTCCCGCTCTATAAGGCTATCCTCAACATGATCGTGGAGCACGTGCCACCGCCCAACGTGGCCCAGAAGTACAGGATACCCAAGATTTGGAAGGGTGACCTAAACTCGCCCCTGGGTAAGGCGTTGCTTGAGGCTGACCCGAATGGGCCCACTGTGATTGCTGTGAGTAAGATGAATAAGGATCCGCATGCGGGTTTGATTGCCACTGGTAGGGTGTTTAGTGGGACTATCAGGGAGGGTGATGAGGTTTACCTAATAAATGCCAAGACCCAGAAGAGGGTTTTGCAGACGTACCTATACATGGGTCCCAATAGGATTGTGATACCCGAGGTGCCCGCGGGTAATATAGTGGCTTTGTTGGGTGTTGATGATGCCAGGGCTGGTGAGACCATTGTTGCGGCTTCCATTAAGGATGTCGCGGCCCCCTTTGAGAGGATGAGGTACATAAGCGAGCCTGTGGTCACCGTGGCCATAGAGCCCAAGAACCCCAACGACCTGGCTAAGTTGGTTGAGGGTCTTAAGGAGTTGACTATTGAGGACCCGACACTTAGTCTTAAGATTGATGAGGAGACGGGCCAGGTGTTGCTTAGTGGTGTTGGTACGCTGCACCTGGAGATTGCGGCTTGGTTGCTTAAGGAGAGGACTAAGCTTGACTTCACGGTTTCGCAGCCCCTGGTTAGGTTTAGGGAGACCGTTAGGGCTGCCTCGCCCACCTTCGAGGGTAAGTCCCCGAATAAGCACAATAGGCTTTACATTAGTGTGGAGCCCATGGATGAGGAGGCCATTAGGTTAATACAGACTGGCGAGGTCACTGATGATCAGGACCCGAGGGAGAGGGCTAAGGTGCTTAGGGAGAAGGCTGGTTGGGAGGCTGACGAGGCTAGGGGTATATGGGCTGTTGATGAGCAGTACCTGAACGTCTTTGTTGACAGGACCACGGGTATACAGTACCTTAGGGAGGTTAGGGATTACATAATACAGGGCTTTAGGTGGGCCATGTCGGCGGGCCCACTGGCCCAGGAGCCTGTTAGGGGCGTTAAGGTGGTGCTACATGATGCGGTGGTTCACGAGGACCCAGCCCACAGGGGGCCTGCGCAGATAATGCCAGCGACTAAGAACGCGATAATGGCTGGCATACTCGCTGGTAAACCAACGCTGTTGGAGCCCATGC
This portion of the Vulcanisaeta thermophila genome encodes:
- a CDS encoding MaoC family dehydratase, which encodes MKLPPLTYDDFQVGMKIRSQGITVTEAHIVQFAQLTGDYNPLHVDEEFARQTIFEGRVAHGLLTLSLATGLLAPLLAGTTIALLEVNAQFQKPVKIGDTIHVESEVIEKKESRKYNGGTVTFKQEVKNQRGETVATITIKVLIARGPATKNNVIKTQP
- a CDS encoding elongation factor EF-2 → MSVRIIEKKIEDILSLMRNPAQVRNAGTLAHVDHGKTTTTDSLLMGAGLLSPKVAGKALAMDYVEIEQLRQMTVKAANISLYFEYEGKPYIINFVDTPGHVDFTGHVTRSLRVMDGALVVVDAVEGVMTQTETVVRQAMEEMVRPVLFINKVDRLIKELRLSPSEIQQRIVEIVKDFNNLIDMYADPAFKDKWKVDPAKGQVALGSALHKWGVTIPQAAKAGLKFSNIVDAYEKNYVDELAQEFPLYKAILNMIVEHVPPPNVAQKYRIPKIWKGDLNSPLGKALLEADPNGPTVIAVSKMNKDPHAGLIATGRVFSGTIREGDEVYLINAKTQKRVLQTYLYMGPNRIVIPEVPAGNIVALLGVDDARAGETIVAASIKDVAAPFERMRYISEPVVTVAIEPKNPNDLAKLVEGLKELTIEDPTLSLKIDEETGQVLLSGVGTLHLEIAAWLLKERTKLDFTVSQPLVRFRETVRAASPTFEGKSPNKHNRLYISVEPMDEEAIRLIQTGEVTDDQDPRERAKVLREKAGWEADEARGIWAVDEQYLNVFVDRTTGIQYLREVRDYIIQGFRWAMSAGPLAQEPVRGVKVVLHDAVVHEDPAHRGPAQIMPATKNAIMAGILAGKPTLLEPMLSIEAKTTQENIGSVIGVLNRHRGKVLDMVQTEYMVTIKGEIPVLESFTLSDELRSATAGRVFWSLQFSRWSPVPEGMLMDMILKIRERKGLPKEIPRVEDFVPPY